A window of Castanea sativa cultivar Marrone di Chiusa Pesio chromosome 8, ASM4071231v1 genomic DNA:
TCATAACCTTGTTATGTTAGGTTGCAAAATGGGAATTTTATAACTTTAAATCTCGAGGACTAAAACCGCTAATGGAATTTTGGAACCAACACTGTATTTTACCCTTTAATTTTTATACCACAATCATATGGTTGTGCCTCATTCAGCTAAAGAAGTTGATTTGATGAAATTTAAGCAATTCCATCACATGGAAATGTTGGACAGCGTCAACTATAAACAGCAAGATTGATCGTATGCGTTTATCTTTTAGCTGCTATGATGCTAAGtacttatataaattaaataaataaaagctacGATAAGTCCAATTTCTACTTGACCTTGTTCTATAGCTAAAAATATTCCTCAAAATTCAAATGCAGGCCCAACCCTCGCCATGAACTTCAGCAAAATCTATGCTAAATTAAGAAACTAGCATTAACGAATGGCAGATCATATGCTTTTGAGCTATTATtcatcaaaaattattttcttgatttcttttgaCAGCCAAATCACacggccaaaaaaaaaaaattacgggTACAACAAGAATGACATTGTAGCTTTTATCTATTTTTGTCATCCAAAAAGCCTGCACAAGGAGTACAAACACAATGGCCTCTCTTTAAGCTTCTATTCCGAAAACACCTTATAAATACTGGCCTTTCTACAATGAATAAGCACCTCACTACAGCACAATAACCATCATCAAAGTATCTTATTAACTTTTCCATTCTCTATACCTCAAGTTCTCTAATTCCATGGCCTCTAAAACTTCCACCATGAAATTCTTCACACGACTAATTTCTTCATCTGCCATCATTCAAATGGCCAGAGCTGGAGACCCAGACATCCTCTCTGACTTCATAGTCCCCCCCAATGTCACCACAGTTGATGCAAGTTTCTTCACGTTTACTGGCATGCGTTTCCTTGCCCCTACCACTACCTTCAAAGTCTCAAAAATAAGTTTGGCCGAGTTCCCGGCTCTCAATGGACAGTGTTTCTTCTGCTATACTTCAATTCCCAGCTGGCACCCCTAACCCACCCCACATTCATCCTCACGCTTCTGAGCTCCTTTTCCTGTTTCAAGGTACCCTTCAAGTCGGGTTTGTTGATACAACCAACAAGCTCTTTACTCAGACACTAAAAGCGGGTGATATCTTTGTATTTCCTAAAGGTCTTGTGCATTTTCAATACAATTCTGATACACAAATACCAGCTCTAGCAGTTTCATCTTTTGGGAGTGCAAATGCTGGAACAGTTTCACTTCCCAACACTTTGTTCACTACTGGCATTGACGACAATATCTTGGCTAAATCCTTCAAGACTgatattgtaaggacacaattcaaattcccaaaccacgactaggaggaaaatggacttgaaaggcctttcttcacaatgaatttgtagaggatgggtttataatttagattttaaggatggctttagacaatcacaaaaagaacgggctttgggcccaatggaacaaaacaaagaatcgtttgcaaagagtaatattgagaattcctcctcggactgtttccgaggacaatttctaatagtatttctcaagtgtggatacaaataatgtttatcatacactttttctctctcaaaaggcCTCCCTCtccttcgtatgccttccctcctatttatactcctcctcttctcttcatcatcttccaccttaTGGCCGCGACCTTccttttttggatacttgtcccatccattcttccctaaagcccgctgggatttgggaccaagttccaagctctatgctcaggtcccatccttccatctctaTTGTTcgcgtatcaattacagggtctttaatatatgggcggtggtagcagctttactttagacattccaccgctctttctgctgtcctccacgtatactgtgtatcctcggcttaacattccgaggacaaatctactcctcggacggtatgggacacttaaacactccacgatcattttgatgttttcggatttgggtttctagcccaaaagaccttgttgggccgtccattataaattactgggcccaatacccctacagcTACCATTCAGGCTCTTAAGGCTGGTCTTGCTCCCAAGCCTCGAGAAGTAACAACTTTATGATATTGACCTCCTTATTCTTTGgtgttttatgattttttttttttttgaataattattctTCTTGTTTAGAAGAGTATAAATCATTCAGTTTGGCAGCATTaaatgttgtttctttttactATCATCAAAGACACAAATTCTTTCACTTTTCCACTTTATTGAATACGAATATGTATGCAACAAGAATTTGAATTCAGTTCATTTTAGCGTGATTTAATTTCTGCAAGTATTTTGGAAGGATCAACCCTCTCATTTTCATGCTTCACTCTGTTTCTCATCAACCAAATCCTGTCACAAAGTATAGCAGCAAACAATGTAAagttagattgctctttaatgTCTACACCTGTGACCTGAGTGCCGACTTGGGATGAAAAATAGTTGAATTTCACTAGGAGACAGTTTGGAGGTTAAGCTTGTTTAATCTTAGT
This region includes:
- the LOC142606423 gene encoding germin-like protein 9-3, with product MASKTSTMKFFTRLISSSAIIQMARAGDPDILSDFIVPPNVTTVDASFFTFTGMRFLAPTTTFKVSKISLAEFPALNGQCTLQVGFVDTTNKLFTQTLKAGDIFVFPKGLVHFQYNSDTQIPALAVSSFGSANAGTVSLPNTLFTTGIDDNILAKSFKTDILYPKLWTCIFGLLK